The sequence below is a genomic window from Lelliottia sp. JS-SCA-14.
ATGTCCCCGGCGTACCACACTTCGTCACCGGCTTTGAACTGCGTGACACTCGCGCCGACCGCTTTCACAATCCCGCTGGCGTCCCAGCCCAGAATGCGCGGGGACTGCAGGCCGTTTTTACTCAGGCTGGCATGGACTTTGGTATCGACCGGGTTCACGGAGACGGCTTTCACTTCGACCAGGAGGTCGTGCTCGCCGGGCTGCGGCATTGGCTGGGTGATCTCAATAAATGTGGATGGCTGGTCGGGATTAACGGCAATGGCTTTAACGGACATGGTGAACTCCTTATGGAATGCGTGTGTTGAGGCTAGTCTATTAAGTCGCCACTTGCGTGATAAGATGGACAATCAATAACAAAGTGTTCGTGTGAGATGAACAGTGATGTTTAAACAGCTTCAGGATATGGCCCTGTTTGCGCTGGTGGCGGAGATGGGCAGCTTTACCGCGGCGGCGCAAAAAGCGGGCCTGCCGAAATCGAGCGTCAGCCAGCGGGTCAGCCAACTTGAGCAGCAGGTTGGTATCCGGCTGCTGAACCGCACCACCCGCAAACTTAATTTAACCTATGCGGGCGAGCACTATCTGGTGCACTGCCGCGAGATGCTGGCGGCCAGCGAGCGCGCGGAATATGCCATTCAGCGTCTGCGCGATAACCCCGGCGGACGGCTGCGCGTCACTTCCCCGGCGGGAATTGGTGCCACGCTGCTGGCGCATCTGAACGCGGAGTTCCAGCGTCGTTATCCCGATGTCTCACTCGATGTTTGTATTTCGGATGATGTGCAGGATCTGGTGGAGTCGGGCTACGACGTGGCGCTGCGCACCGGTAAACCGCAGGATTCGTCCCTGATTGGCCGTATGATTGGCAATTGCCCGCGCTACATGCTGGCCTCGCCCGACTATCTGGCGCGTTTTGCCCCGCTG
It includes:
- a CDS encoding LysR family transcriptional regulator: MFKQLQDMALFALVAEMGSFTAAAQKAGLPKSSVSQRVSQLEQQVGIRLLNRTTRKLNLTYAGEHYLVHCREMLAASERAEYAIQRLRDNPGGRLRVTSPAGIGATLLAHLNAEFQRRYPDVSLDVCISDDVQDLVESGYDVALRTGKPQDSSLIGRMIGNCPRYMLASPDYLARFAPLDHPRQLVDHRCITHKAWPEWLLRQHGEDYRHLPDNAHVTDNLVYARESAIAGAGITLLPAFLLEDKIEKGALVQVLPEWSVEGNELWLVYPSRKLNSPALMSYIQFAMQFDEVKRFYVGG